TCATGCTGAACACGATGAGCACCACGAGCATTTAGAGCACGTGCTACATCAATTACAAAACAAACCTTGGTCGGCACTATATGTAGGAGCATTATTTTTCATGTTAATATCACTTGGTGCTTTAGCGTTCTACGCAATACAAAACGCAGCACAAGCAGGATGGTCTCCAGTACTATTCAGAGTTATGGAGGGTATATCAAGTTACTTGCTGCCTGGTGCTATTATAGTGTTTTTAATATTAGTAGCAGGCGTAATGGACTGGCATCATATATTTATCTGGATGGATGAAAGTGTTGTAGCCAACGACCATTTATTACAAGGAAAAGCAGGTTACCTTAATGGTCCTTTCTTCTTAATAAGAGCTGCTATATTTATGGGGGGTTGGATATTATACCGCCAATACGCCAGAAAAAATTCATTGAAGCAAGACGAGGCTACAGATAATCTTTACTATAAAAAGAACTTTAAAGCATCAGCGGCATTCTTAGTATTCTTTATTGTTACAGAATCTATAATGTCTTGGGACTGGATAATGTCTGTAGATCCACACTGGTTTAGTACACTATTTGGGTGGTATGTATTTGCAAGTTTCTTTGTAAGTGGTATTACAGTCATTGCTTTAATAACACTTTACCTAAAATCAAAAGGATACTTAGAGTATGTAAATACAAGCCATATACACGATTTAGCTAAATTTATGTTCGGTATCAGTATTTTCTGGACGTACCTTTGGTTCTCTCAGTTCATGCTAATATGGTACGCCAACATACCTGAGGAGGTAACGTATTTTATTACACGTATAGAGGATTATAACCTACCTTTCTTTGGTATGGTAGCCATGAACTTCCTATTCCCAGTGTTAATACTTATAAATACCGACTTTAAACGACTTTCTTGGATAATAGTTATGGCGGGTATCGTAATACTTTGTGGTCACTATATTGATTTCTTCAATATGATTATGCCAGCAACAGTGGGCGACCGTTGGTACATAGGTATGGCAGAGATAGGGTCTGTACTATTATTCCTAGGATTATTTATACTAGTAGTATTTACAGCATTAACCAAAGCACCTCTTTTAGCAAAACGTAATCCGTTAATAGAAGAGAGTAAGCATTTTCATTATTAATAATATTTAAAGAAATAAACAAATGACAAGTTTATTGATAATTGCAGTTTTAGTTTTATTAGGCATTGCAATATGGCAATTAACTAAAATATTCCACCTTACTCAAGTAGGATCGGCAGCTAACAGCGATAGTAGTGAAATTGCTACCGATAAGGATAATAGTGTTAATGGTTACCTAATGTTTGCCTTTGTTGGCTTCATCTACATCTTTACAATTTACTCTTTGGTTAAGTGGGGTCACCTAGTATTAGGTACACCAGCTTCAGAGCATGGTTCTGATTACGATAACCTTATGGCTATTTCAATGTGGCTTATTTTTACCGTACAAACCATAACACAGTTTTTGCTACATTACTTCTCGTTTAAATACAGAGGTAAAAAAACTAGAGTTGCTTACTACTATGCAGATAATGATAAGCTAGAGTTTATATGGACTATTATACCCGTTATTGTATTAGCTGGTCTTATCCTTTACGGACTATATGCTTGGACTAACATTATGTTTATTGATGATGAGAAAGAAGAAGCATTGTACGTAGAAGTGTACGCCAAACAGTTTGGTTGGGAGGCACGCTATGCTGGAGAAGATGGTGTATTAGGTAAATCAAACATCAGATACATAGAGGGTATTAATACCATGGGTGTAGATATGTCTGACCCTAATGCGCAAGACGATATACCATCTACAGTATTACACTTGCCAAAAGGTAGAAAAGTAATATTCAAATTCCGTTCTCAGGATGTACTGCACTCGGCATATTTCCCTCACTTTAGAGCACAGATGAATGTTGTTCCGGGTATGGTTACTCAGTTTGGTTTTACGCCAGTGCTTACTACAGACGAAATGCGTCTGGATCCTGGAATTGAGCAAAAAGTAGCTAACATCAATAAAATAAGATCTAAGAAAAGCGTAGAGCTTGTAGCAAATGGCGAAGCGGCTCTAGATCCTTACACGTTTGATTATCTATTATTATGTAACAAAATATGTGGTTCATCGCACTACAACATGCAGATGAAAGTAATTGTAGATACTGAAGAAGATTTTAATAAGTGGTTAAGCGAGCAAAAAGCATTGGGTACTGCAATTAAAGAATTGCAAGAAAGTGCCCAAGAAGAAATGCCAGCAGAAGAGGAAGTGCCAATGGATGATCTGGCTCACACTGTAGAATTGGATAGTACTATGACTACCATAGCAGATTCAACAGCAGTAAAAAACAAATAAGAAAAAACTTTTTTAATATATTTCAAATTAAAAAAATATGTCAGCAGTAGGACACGAAATACGAGGAGAACACGACAATCATGATGCTCATGATCACCACCACCATAAAGATACCTTTATAACAAAGTACATCTTTAGTATTGATCATAAAATGATTGCCAAACAGTACCTTATTACTGGTATTATTATGGGTATTATCGGTATTGCAATGTCATTGCTATTCCGTATGCAGCTTGCATGGCCTGAGGAGTCATTCACAATATTTAAAGTACTTTTAGGCGATGATTTTGCACCCAATGGTGTAATGCGTAACGATATTTATTTGGCACTGGTTACTATACACGGTACCATAATGGTATTTTTTGTACTAACGGCAGGTTTAAGTGGTACATTTAGTAACTTGCTTATACCATTACAAATTGGTGCGCGCGATATGGCATCTGGTTTTATGAATATGATTTCATACTGGTTGTTTTTCTTATCGTCAGTAATTATGATATTATCATTGTTTGTAGAAGCTGGTCCAGCATCTGCAGGTTGGACAATATATCCTCCATTAAGTGCACTACCACAGGCAATTGGTGGTTCTGGTGCAGGTATGACGCTTTGGTTAGTATCTATGGCAATATTCATTGCATCGTCGTTAATGGGTTCACTTAACTATGTGGTTACCGTTATCAATTTAAGAACAAAAGGTATGTCTATGACAAGACTACCCCTTACAATATGGGCATTCTTTATTACAGCAGTAATAGGTATCCTATCATTCCCTGTACTATTATCAGCAGCATTGTTACTTATATTCGATAGAAGTTTCGGTACATCGTTCTTCCTTTCCGATATATTTATTGCTGGAGAAGTATTACACTACCAAGGAGGTTCGCCAGTATTATTCGAACACTTATTCTGGTTCCTAGGTCACCCAGAGGTATACATTGTATTACTACCAGCATTGGGTATTACTTCAGAGATTATAGCAACCAATGCACGTAAGCCTATTTTTGGTTACCGTGCCATGATTGCCTCAATATTAGCAATTGCATTCCTATCAACAATCGTTTGGGGGCACCACATGTTTATTTCAGGTATGAATCCTTTCTTAGGTTCCGTATTTACCTTTACAACATTACTTATTGCTATCCCATCGGCTGTAAAAGCATTTAACTACATAACAACGCTATGGCGTGGTAACTTGCAGTTTAACCCTGCAATGCTATTCTCTATAGGTCTTGTATCAACGTTTATAACAGGTGGTCTTACAGGTATTATACTTGGAGATAGTACACTAGATATTAACGTTCACGATACGTACTTTGTAGTAGCCCACTTCCACTTAGTAATGGGTATCTCGGCACTTTACGGTTTATTCGCAGGGGTGTACCACTGGTTTCCAAGAATGTTCGGAAGAATGATGAACAAGAATTTAGGTTACATTCACTTCTGGGTAACAGCAATATGTGCCTACGGTGTTTTCTTCCCAATGCACTTTATTGGTATGGCAGGTTTACCACGACGTTACTATACAAATACAGCATTCCCATTGTTTGACGACTTACAAGACGTTAACGTGATTATTACCATATTTGCACTTGTAGGTGGTGCGTTCCAGTTAGTATTCCTTTGGAACTTCTTCTACAGTATCTTTAGAGGTAAAAAAGCTAGCATGAACCCATGGAAATCGAACACACTTGAGTGGACTGCTCCAGTAGAGCATATGCATGGTAACTGGCCAGGTGAAATACCAGAAGTATACAGATGGCCATACGATTACAGTAAGCCAGGTCATGATGAGGATTTTGTACCACAAAATATACCTATGAAAGATGGCGAAAAAGAGTTGCATCATTAAGATGAACCTTTATATATAATTAAGCCTCTCCAACTGGAGAGGCTTTTTGTTTTCTGTTAAAACAGTATCTTTAATGCTAAATATTAGTAATTATGTACAATAACGTAAAAGGTATTTTTAGCGTAAACGAATCTGAGAATCAGTTTGAGTTCACTGTGGAAGATGCTACCGCTTTTTTAGAGTATTACAGAGAGGAAAACAAAATTTTCCTTACATATACCGAAGCTCCAGTAGTGTTGCAAGGTACAGGGGTTGCTAGCCAGTTAGTAAAGCAATCATTACAATATGCTAAGGATAATAACCTAATTGTAGTACCATTATGTACCTATGTTTTTAATTATATTAACAAACATCCCGAATGGTATGCCATACTCCCCGACGGATACCAAATGTAATTACCCATTTTCAAGTATATTTGCAGTATGAACGAAAATTTAGACCCTACAACCAATAATTACAACGCGGAAGAGCTAGACCTAGAAAAAAAGCTCCGCCCGCTCTCGTTTAATGATTTTACGGGTCAGGATCAAGTCCTCGAAAACCTACAAATATTTGTAAAGGCAGCTAATTTAAGAGAGGAGGCATTAGACCATACCCTTTTTCATGGTCCTCCAGGTTTGGGTAAAACAACCTTGGCCAATATTTTAGCGAATGAGCTGGGTGTAGGGATTAAAATAACCTCAGGACCTGTGTTGGATAAACCAGGCGATTTAGCGGGACTGTTAACCAATCTTGATGATAGAGATATATTATTTATAGACGAAATACACCGCCTAAGCCCAATAGTAGAAGAGTACCTATATTCAGCAATGGAGGATTTTCGTATTGATATTATGATAGAATCGGGGCCTAACGCCCGCTCCGTACAAATAAACTTAAACCCTTTTACGCTAGTAGGTGCTACCACACGCTCGGGCTTGCTTACCGCCCCCATGCGTGCCCGTTTTGGCATTGCTAGCCGATTACAATATTACACCACAGAATTGCTTACAACCATTGTGCAACGTAGTTCGGCAATACTTAATATGCCCATTACTATGGAGGCAGCTATAGAAATTGCAGGGCGCAGCCGTGGTACACCCCGTATTGCCAATGCACTATTGCGTAGGGTACGCGATTTTGCACAAATAAAAGGCAATGGCAAAATTGATATTGAAATAGCACGTTATTCATTAAAGGCGCTGCATGTAGATGCACATGGACTTGATGAGATGGACAATAAAATACTAACCACCATTATAGATAAATTTAAGGGTGGTCCTGTAGGGCTATCTACATTGGCAACAGCAGTATCCGAAAGTGGCGAAACTATAGAAGAAGTGTATGAACCCTTTTTAATACAAGAAGGTTTTATTATGCGTACCCCCCGTGGTAGAGAAGTAACCGAGAAAGCGTATAAGCACTTGGGTAAAATTAAACTAGGCGGACAAAGCCTTTTTGATTAATATAATTATGATAGGAGGCTAACTATCATTGCGAGGTACGAAGCAATCTAAACATAAAACCTAATAAAAGTACTATAAAGAGGATTGCTTCGTACCTCGCAATGACGCAACTGATATGATAAACCACAAGCTAAAATATACTGAGTTCATAAAGTCAGAAGCCAAACGCCTCGGCTTTTTATCCTGTGGTATAGCCAAAGCAGGTTTTTTGGAGGAAGAAGCACCCCGATTGGAACAATGGCTTAACGAGAACAAGCACGGGCAAATGCAGTATATGGAAAACCACCTCGATAAACGGCTTAACCCAACATTGCTAGTAGATGGTGCCAAAAGTGTAATATCGTTACTACTCAATTATTACCCCGAAACTACCCAAGTTGATGATACCTACAAAATATCAAAATATGCCTATGGGCAGGACTATCATTTTGTAATAAAACACAAACTCAAAGAACTACTCTACAGCATACAGGAAACCATTGGTGAAGTAGGAGGGAGAGCCTTTGTAGATTCGGCACCCGTGCTCGATAAAGCTTGGGCAGCCAAAAGCGGTTTGGGCTGGGTAGGCAAGCATAGTAATTTGCTTAGTAAGCAAGTAGGCTCTTTCTTTTTTATTGCAGAACTTATTGTAGATATTGAGTTGGAATACGATACACCCGTTACCGACCATTGCGGTAGTTGTACCGCCTGCATAGATGCCTGCCCCACAGCGGCAATTGTTGCGCCTTATGTAGTAGATGGTAGTAAGTGTATATCCTATTTTACCATTGAATTGAAAGAAAATCTACCCAACGAAATGAAAGGTAAGTTTGACGATTGGGCTTTTGGCTGTGACGTTTGCCAAGATGTGTGCCCGTGGAACCGATTTTCTGAACACCATAACGAACCATTGTTTAACCCACACCCTGATTTATTAACCATGACTAAGCAAGATTGGGAAGAAATTACAGCCGAAACTTTTGCAGCGGTTTTTAAAAAATCGGCAGTAAAACGAACCAAGTTTCAAGGGTTACAACGTAACATAAACTTCCTGAAAGAATAGTGTTAAAAATTTCTAAAGTTCGCCCATAAAGTTACCTTTGTAAGTCGTGTAAAAAACAATAATCATGAACCCATATAGTAAGCGTAGGGAAGCATTATTATACCATGCAAAACCCCAGCCTGGTAAAATACAGGTAGTACCCACAAAAAAATATGCTACACAGCGCGATTTGTCGTTAGCCTATTCTCCAGGCGTTGCAGAGCCTTGTTTGGAAATAGCCAAAGAGGTTGATAATGTTTATAAATACACCGCAAAAGGCAACTTGGTAGCAGTAATATCCAACGGTACAGCCGTGCTGGGTCTTGGCGATATTGGTCCCGAAGCATCCAAACCCGTAATGGAGGGAAAGGGGCTACTCTTTAAAATATTTGCTGATATTGATGTTTTTGATATTGAGGTAGGTACCAAAGATATTGATGCGTTTATTGAAACCGTAAAAAATATAGCCCCTACGTTTGGAGGGATTAATTTAGAAGATATAAAAGCCCCCGAATCTTTTGAAATAGAAAGAAGGTTGGTTGAAGAGCTTAACATCCCCGTAATGCACGACGACCAACATGGTACCGCCATTATATCATCGGCAGCATTACTTAACGCTGTGGAACTCGCTAATAAAAAAATAGAAGACGTTAAAATAGTAGTGTCTGGTGCAGGTTCGGCAGCAATGGCATGTGTAAACTTGTATACACTACTTGGTGTGCAAGCAAGCAATATAACAATGTTTGATAAAGATGGCATGCTAGTAACAAGCCGTACCGACCTTTCTGATACGCAGCAACGATATGCTAAAAAAGGTGAGGCACTATTGCTACAAGAAGCAATAAAAAATTCAGATGTGTTTTTAGGATTATCGGTAGGGAATATACTTACGCCCGAAATGTTACTGAGTATGAATAGCGACCCTATTGTGTTTGCTATGGCAAACCCAGTACCCGAAATTGAATATAACCTTGCTGTAGCCACACGCGATGATATTATTATGGCAACAGGGCGGTCAGACTATCCCAATCAGGTAAATAACGTATTAGGATTCCCCTATATATTTCGTGGTGCGCTCGATGTAAGAGCCTCTAAAATTAACGAGGAAATGAAAATGGCTGCTGTAGTAGCCCTAGCCGAATTAGCCAAAGAGCCCGTACCCGAGCAGGTAAATATTGCCTATGGCGAAACCAAATTAAATTTTGGTAGAGATTATATTATACCCAAACCTTTTGACCCCCGACTGATTGGCGTAGTGCCGCCCGCTGTAGCCAAAGCAGCTATGGATAGTGGCGTGGCTAAAAATCCTATTACTGATTGGACGAAGTATACCGATGAGCTTTTAGAACGCTTGGGTAATGATAATAAAATGATACGTTTGCTAACCAATAGGGCTAAAACCGACCCTAAGCGTATTGTTTTTGCCGAAGCAGACCATTTGGATGTACTAAAAGCAGCACAAATAGTACACGAAGAGCAAATTGGTAGCCCTATACTTTTAGGAAATAAAGAAATTATTGAGGAATTAATGGCAGAAATTGATTTTGATGCTAGTGATAATGGCGTGACTATTATTGACCCTAAAATGCCAGAGGAAAAAGAACGACGCGAGCGTTATGCCGAAGCCTATTGGGTATCGAGACAACGCAGGGGATTAACCAAATTAGATGCCCAAAAATGGATGCGCGAGCGCAACTATTTTGCAGCCATGATGGTAAACGAAGGCGAAGCCGATGCCATGGTTACAGGCTATTCCCGAAGTTACCCATCGGTAGTAAAACCCGTTATGCAGCTTATTGGTAAAGCAAACGGCGTATCTAAAATTGCTACTACCAATTTAATGATGACCAAGCGTGGTCCGATATTTCTATCGGATACAGCTATAAACCCAGACCCAACTGCCGAAGATTTGGCAAAAATTGCTTTAATGACGGCGCGTACCGTAAAAATGTTTGGTATGGAGCCTGTATTGGCTATGGTATCATTCTCCAATTTTGGTTCGTCGTCAGATAAAGGAGCCAATAAAGTAAGAGAAGCGGTAGCCTTTTTACACAAAAACCATCCAGATCTTATTGTTGATGGCGAAGTACAAGCCGATTTTGCCTTAAATCAGGATATGTTTAAAGATAAATTTCCATTCTCTAAACTGGCAGGTAAAAAAGTAAATACATTAATATTTCCAAATCTGGAGTCGGCAAACATTACGTATAAACTCTTAAAAGAATTGAACCAAATAGTGTCTATAGGTCCTATAATGTTGGGGCTAGATAAGCCCGTACACATATTCCAGTTGGGAGCTAGCGTAGACGAAATGGTAAACATGTCAGCCGTTGCTGTTGTGGATGCTCAGGAAAAAGAAAGGCGACTAAAGCTAAGTAAATCGAGATAATACTACTGAATTAAAGAATTTTAGTATTTTTGGAAAAGTTTAACAAGTAACTATGATAGCACATCTTCAGGGAAGGCTGGTAGAAAAACTGCCTACAGAAGTAGTAATAGATTGTAATGGCGTAGGGTATCATGTTAATATATCACTACATACTTTTTCTCTACTGCCAAACTCCGAGCATATAAAACTCTTTATATTCCTACAGGTAAAAGAAGACTCTCATACCCTTTTTGGTTTTGTAGAAAAAGCTGAGCGCGAGCTTTTCAAGCTACTATTGTCAGTATCTGGGGTAGGTGCCAGTACAGCACGCACCATGTTATCGTCGTTAGACCCGAAGCAAATCATTAACGCTATAGGCACGGCCGATGTTGCCACAATACAATCCATAAAAGGAATAGGTACCAAAACCGCTCAGCGCATCATACTCGATTTAAAAGATAAAGTGTTAAAACTATACGATTTAGAGGAAGTTTCTGTTGCAGGTTACAATACAAATAAGGATGAAGCGTTATCTGCCTTAGAGGTGTTAGGTTTTAACAAAAAATTAGCAGAAAAAGCTATAGATAAAATTGTTAAGGAAACGCCAGAAGCTAATGTGGAGACAATAATAAAACAAGCATTAAAAAATTTATAATCGTTGAAAACAGCATACTCCAAAAATTTTTATAATAGCTTACAATATACGCTTACTACATTACTGATATTGTTTAGTTTGGTAGCGCAGGCACAAATTACTGATGAAGAGGAAGAAGCGGCTAGAGATACTATAAAAGGTTACGATAAAGGAAAAGTAGAACTTGCCAACCCAAGGAGCATAGTAGATGCTTATACCTACGATCCTGTAACGAATCGTTATATTTACACCAGTTCGTTTGACGGTTTTAATATAACCTACCCCATTATACTTACCCCCGAGCAATATGACGAGTTGGTACTCCGAGAGTCCATGCGCGAATATTATCAGGAAAAATCCAAAGCAATAGATGGTAAGGGTACAGAGGAGGAACAGAAAAATCTATTGCCTCGTTATTATGTAAACTCTAGTTTCTTCGAAACTATTTTTGGCGGTAATACTATTGACGTAAAACCGCAAGGTTCGGTAGAGATGGATTTAGGTATTCGGTATACAAAACAAGACAATCCGTCGTTATCACCCCGAAATCGAAGCACCTTTACGTTTGATTTTGATCAACGTATCAGTATGAGCCTTCAGGGTAAGGTAGGTACAAAACTAAATGTAACAGCTAATTACGATACCGAGTCGACTTTTGCCTTTCAAAACTTAATAAAATTAGAATATACACCTACAGAGGATGATATTATCCAGAAGATAGAGGTAGGTAACGTTAACTTTCCATTATCAAACTCATTAGTACGAGGGGCGCAAAGCCTTTTTGGTGTTAAAATGCAACTCCAGTTTGGTAAAACAACATTTACAGGAATATTTTCCGAGCAAAACTCACAAACCAAAACGGTAACAGCCGAAGGTGGGGGTACCGTACAGGA
The Flavobacterium litorale genome window above contains:
- a CDS encoding quinol:cytochrome C oxidoreductase; the protein is MYTFSSKLKTFSFVLIALGVLGVGYSFFTAPKTIEDVEKILAAEEAHGHGDHGDAHHEAANPHGEDAHGHHADKHDIHKEVSTSHTGRGDGHQAAGHDAHAEHDEHHEHLEHVLHQLQNKPWSALYVGALFFMLISLGALAFYAIQNAAQAGWSPVLFRVMEGISSYLLPGAIIVFLILVAGVMDWHHIFIWMDESVVANDHLLQGKAGYLNGPFFLIRAAIFMGGWILYRQYARKNSLKQDEATDNLYYKKNFKASAAFLVFFIVTESIMSWDWIMSVDPHWFSTLFGWYVFASFFVSGITVIALITLYLKSKGYLEYVNTSHIHDLAKFMFGISIFWTYLWFSQFMLIWYANIPEEVTYFITRIEDYNLPFFGMVAMNFLFPVLILINTDFKRLSWIIVMAGIVILCGHYIDFFNMIMPATVGDRWYIGMAEIGSVLLFLGLFILVVFTALTKAPLLAKRNPLIEESKHFHY
- a CDS encoding cytochrome c oxidase subunit II, which produces MTSLLIIAVLVLLGIAIWQLTKIFHLTQVGSAANSDSSEIATDKDNSVNGYLMFAFVGFIYIFTIYSLVKWGHLVLGTPASEHGSDYDNLMAISMWLIFTVQTITQFLLHYFSFKYRGKKTRVAYYYADNDKLEFIWTIIPVIVLAGLILYGLYAWTNIMFIDDEKEEALYVEVYAKQFGWEARYAGEDGVLGKSNIRYIEGINTMGVDMSDPNAQDDIPSTVLHLPKGRKVIFKFRSQDVLHSAYFPHFRAQMNVVPGMVTQFGFTPVLTTDEMRLDPGIEQKVANINKIRSKKSVELVANGEAALDPYTFDYLLLCNKICGSSHYNMQMKVIVDTEEDFNKWLSEQKALGTAIKELQESAQEEMPAEEEVPMDDLAHTVELDSTMTTIADSTAVKNK
- a CDS encoding cytochrome c oxidase subunit I, whose translation is MSAVGHEIRGEHDNHDAHDHHHHKDTFITKYIFSIDHKMIAKQYLITGIIMGIIGIAMSLLFRMQLAWPEESFTIFKVLLGDDFAPNGVMRNDIYLALVTIHGTIMVFFVLTAGLSGTFSNLLIPLQIGARDMASGFMNMISYWLFFLSSVIMILSLFVEAGPASAGWTIYPPLSALPQAIGGSGAGMTLWLVSMAIFIASSLMGSLNYVVTVINLRTKGMSMTRLPLTIWAFFITAVIGILSFPVLLSAALLLIFDRSFGTSFFLSDIFIAGEVLHYQGGSPVLFEHLFWFLGHPEVYIVLLPALGITSEIIATNARKPIFGYRAMIASILAIAFLSTIVWGHHMFISGMNPFLGSVFTFTTLLIAIPSAVKAFNYITTLWRGNLQFNPAMLFSIGLVSTFITGGLTGIILGDSTLDINVHDTYFVVAHFHLVMGISALYGLFAGVYHWFPRMFGRMMNKNLGYIHFWVTAICAYGVFFPMHFIGMAGLPRRYYTNTAFPLFDDLQDVNVIITIFALVGGAFQLVFLWNFFYSIFRGKKASMNPWKSNTLEWTAPVEHMHGNWPGEIPEVYRWPYDYSKPGHDEDFVPQNIPMKDGEKELHH
- a CDS encoding GNAT family N-acetyltransferase; the protein is MYNNVKGIFSVNESENQFEFTVEDATAFLEYYREENKIFLTYTEAPVVLQGTGVASQLVKQSLQYAKDNNLIVVPLCTYVFNYINKHPEWYAILPDGYQM
- the ruvB gene encoding Holliday junction branch migration DNA helicase RuvB, whose amino-acid sequence is MNENLDPTTNNYNAEELDLEKKLRPLSFNDFTGQDQVLENLQIFVKAANLREEALDHTLFHGPPGLGKTTLANILANELGVGIKITSGPVLDKPGDLAGLLTNLDDRDILFIDEIHRLSPIVEEYLYSAMEDFRIDIMIESGPNARSVQINLNPFTLVGATTRSGLLTAPMRARFGIASRLQYYTTELLTTIVQRSSAILNMPITMEAAIEIAGRSRGTPRIANALLRRVRDFAQIKGNGKIDIEIARYSLKALHVDAHGLDEMDNKILTTIIDKFKGGPVGLSTLATAVSESGETIEEVYEPFLIQEGFIMRTPRGREVTEKAYKHLGKIKLGGQSLFD
- the queG gene encoding tRNA epoxyqueuosine(34) reductase QueG; amino-acid sequence: MINHKLKYTEFIKSEAKRLGFLSCGIAKAGFLEEEAPRLEQWLNENKHGQMQYMENHLDKRLNPTLLVDGAKSVISLLLNYYPETTQVDDTYKISKYAYGQDYHFVIKHKLKELLYSIQETIGEVGGRAFVDSAPVLDKAWAAKSGLGWVGKHSNLLSKQVGSFFFIAELIVDIELEYDTPVTDHCGSCTACIDACPTAAIVAPYVVDGSKCISYFTIELKENLPNEMKGKFDDWAFGCDVCQDVCPWNRFSEHHNEPLFNPHPDLLTMTKQDWEEITAETFAAVFKKSAVKRTKFQGLQRNINFLKE
- a CDS encoding NADP-dependent malic enzyme, with translation MNPYSKRREALLYHAKPQPGKIQVVPTKKYATQRDLSLAYSPGVAEPCLEIAKEVDNVYKYTAKGNLVAVISNGTAVLGLGDIGPEASKPVMEGKGLLFKIFADIDVFDIEVGTKDIDAFIETVKNIAPTFGGINLEDIKAPESFEIERRLVEELNIPVMHDDQHGTAIISSAALLNAVELANKKIEDVKIVVSGAGSAAMACVNLYTLLGVQASNITMFDKDGMLVTSRTDLSDTQQRYAKKGEALLLQEAIKNSDVFLGLSVGNILTPEMLLSMNSDPIVFAMANPVPEIEYNLAVATRDDIIMATGRSDYPNQVNNVLGFPYIFRGALDVRASKINEEMKMAAVVALAELAKEPVPEQVNIAYGETKLNFGRDYIIPKPFDPRLIGVVPPAVAKAAMDSGVAKNPITDWTKYTDELLERLGNDNKMIRLLTNRAKTDPKRIVFAEADHLDVLKAAQIVHEEQIGSPILLGNKEIIEELMAEIDFDASDNGVTIIDPKMPEEKERRERYAEAYWVSRQRRGLTKLDAQKWMRERNYFAAMMVNEGEADAMVTGYSRSYPSVVKPVMQLIGKANGVSKIATTNLMMTKRGPIFLSDTAINPDPTAEDLAKIALMTARTVKMFGMEPVLAMVSFSNFGSSSDKGANKVREAVAFLHKNHPDLIVDGEVQADFALNQDMFKDKFPFSKLAGKKVNTLIFPNLESANITYKLLKELNQIVSIGPIMLGLDKPVHIFQLGASVDEMVNMSAVAVVDAQEKERRLKLSKSR
- the ruvA gene encoding Holliday junction branch migration protein RuvA, producing the protein MIAHLQGRLVEKLPTEVVIDCNGVGYHVNISLHTFSLLPNSEHIKLFIFLQVKEDSHTLFGFVEKAERELFKLLLSVSGVGASTARTMLSSLDPKQIINAIGTADVATIQSIKGIGTKTAQRIILDLKDKVLKLYDLEEVSVAGYNTNKDEALSALEVLGFNKKLAEKAIDKIVKETPEANVETIIKQALKNL